DNA from Arthrobacter sp. PvP023:
CCGCGTCCTGGACGCTGCCGGCACCCACGTGCCGGGCATCTACGCCACCGGCTGGATCAAGCGCGGACCGGTGGGCCTGATCGGCCACACCAAGGGCGACGCCCTGGAGACCGTGACCTACCTGCTGGAAGACCGTGCGAACTTGCCGCTCGCCGCATCACCGGCGCCGGACGCCGTCGTCGAACTCCTGGAAGACCGCGGCGTGAAGTACACCAGTTGGGAAGGCTGGCTGGCCCTGGACGCACACGAGCGCGCCCTCGGCGAAAAGGCCACCGAGACCGGATCGCACGGCGTGGAGGTTGCCCGCGAGCGGGTCAAGGTTGTGCCGCGCGAGGACATGGTGTCCATCTCCCGCGACGGAGTGGCCGCTCAGGTCTAGCCGCACCCTTCTTAAGCGCGAACCCTTTAGCGCGAACCGGCAGCTAATGACCGCACACCACGCGGTTGACGTCATTAGCTGCCAGTTCGCGCTTTGGCTTAAGCCCCCGCGCCGCCCGAGCTCCCCGCGCCGCCCGAGGCCATGAGCTCCAGCCGGTTCAGCGTTTCGGTGTTCCGGACCGAGATCAGCGGGTCGCGGATGAACTTGGGGATCTTCCGGCCCGGGCCTTTGGTGGCGTCCTCGGCGATGGTCACCTTGCACCCGGTTTCCTCCGGCTCCAGCGTGATCACCACCTTGGCCTCTCCCAGGGGCCAGCCCCGTGCAATCAGCTCGATGGACTTGCCCGGATCCGACGCCGTCACTGTGGTTTTGTCGTTGATCAGCAGCGGCCACGCTCCCACTGAGTGGTGCAGCACCGCGTCGGCAGCGGGCCACAGTGCGTCCACATCCCTGATCCTTGACGCGCCCACCACCCAGCCCGAGTAGAGCCAGCCGTCGGCGATGACGTTCCAGACGTCGGCCGGAGGTGTGAGGAAACTCTTGGAAACAGTAGCCATTTGTGTGCTCGCTTTCTGTGCTCCGTGCTCGGTTGTGCCAGCCTACATGCGGCCAAATCTGGCCCGGACCAGGGCGAACAACCCGTAGCTGATGAGGCCCGCCGCGATGGCAGTCAGGAGATACGGCCCCGCGGGGTGGTCCCGCAGTGCCTTGAGGCTGCCGTCCAGCCCGGTTGATTCGCCGGGGCGGTTGGTGGCGGCTGCCACCACGAACAGCAGTCCCGCCAGGATCAGGGCGACGCCTTTGGCGACATGCCCGGCAACGCCCAGCGCGCTGATCATGCGTCCGCGCCGGGAGCCTTCGAAATGGTGCAGTTCCTCTTTGAACTGCTTCCGGACGCCCTTGACGATGAAATAGATTCCGACGCCGATCACGGTCAGCCCCAGCGCGATCAGTGCCGGAATCCCCAGGGGTCCGCGCACCACGGCCGTGCTGAAGTCCCTCGTGGAATCGCCCGAGTCGCCGCGCATTCCAACCGCGAACCCAGCAAAGGTGAGCCCCACGCTGCCGTAGGCCACAGCGAGGAAACCGGATGAGATCAGCTTGCCGAGCCGCTGGCCTGGCGGGAGGTGTCGGGCCCGGAGGGTGGCTTCGCTGAGCTGCCATAGCGCCAGGCCCGCACAGCCGATCAGCCCCGCCCACATCACAGCGGGACCCCACGGATTCGCGGCGAGCTGCTCGATGGCTCCCGTCGGCTCGGCCTGCCCGGGCTTGCCGAGTGCCAAGGCGATGGCGATGGCCCCGATCACGATGTGAAGCACGGCCATGACGGCAAAACCGGAACGCGCGACGACGTCCAGCGCCTTGGTGTTCGACACCGCTTCGGCCGCATCGGCGGCTTCGCCGATGGCCGTGTCTTCATCTGCCATCGCTAGCCGTTCATGGGGCCTTCGGCGTGGACCTGGTCGGCGCCCGGGCCGGTTAGTTTCACGGTGCAGCGGACTATGAGCTGCTCCGGTGCCGTGTGGACATCCGCCAAGGTTTCGCCCGGGTTGATCACCGTGTAGGTTTCGGTGCCCTCCTCGACGCCGAAGCCGCGGGAGGCGGCATCCTGGGTGGCGTTGGCGAGGGCGTCGCGGCGCAGTTCGTCCAGATACGCCTCATCTCCGGACCGTGAGAGATCACCAAATGCCCAACCGAAAAGCGTTCCGGATCCGTTCATATCGCTGATTTTACGCATCATCCACCCTACCAAGATATTGCTAAGGGTGCTTACTATCGTCCCGGTGCCGCCACTTCGGTTTCCAGGCTCCCGGAGCTTCCCGCGTCAGCCGGAGCGGTGGGTTCCTTGGCGTCCGCGGAGTTCGCAGGCCCTTGTTCCTTGCCGTCAGTAGTCCAAACCTGGATGATCGCCCAGACCACGGCGGCCAGCGGAACGGAGAGTACGGCGCCGATGATGCCGGCGAGGATGGTTCCCGCAGTCAAGGCCAGCAGGATCACCAGGGCATGCAACTGCAGGGACTTGCCCATCACCACGGGTTGAAGCAGGTTGCCCTCGAGCTGGTTGACGGCGATGACCACGATCACCACAACCAGCGCGACGACGGGACCATTGGCTACCAGCGCCACCAGGGCGGCGAGGATACCCGCCACGGTGGCGCCCACGATCGGGACGAAGGCGCCGATGAAGACGATGATGGCCAGCGGGATGGCCAGCGGAACCTGCAGGATCAGCAGCGCAGTGCCGATTGCCAGGGTGTCCACCAGTGCGACGATGGCCGTCCCGCGCACGTAATCGCCCAGGACCTGAATGGTGCGTGCACCCGAGCGGCGCAGCTTGGCCTCGCGGGCGCCGGTGTAGGGCCGCAGGAAGAAATTCCAGATACCTGTCCCGTCTTTGAGGAAGAAGAAAAGGATGACCACCATCAGGCTTGCCCCGGCAAGGAACTCGGTGATGACGGACAGTCCGGTGATGGCTCCGGAGCGGACCTGGCTGCTGGCGGCAAAGTCCACGATGGCTGCGCGGGCCTGTTCGATCTGCTCGCCGTCCACGGGAAGGGGGCCGTTGAGCAGGAAGGACTGCAGCTCGTCCAGGCCGGACGATGCCTGGCTTACCAGTTCGCCCCACTGGCTGCGGATGGAGGCCACAATGACTGTGGTGACGCCGGCCAGCACGGCAAGCAGGGCCACGAAAGCAACCGCCGTTGCCGCTGAGCCGGGCAGGCCCCGGCGC
Protein-coding regions in this window:
- a CDS encoding SRPBCC family protein, coding for MATVSKSFLTPPADVWNVIADGWLYSGWVVGASRIRDVDALWPAADAVLHHSVGAWPLLINDKTTVTASDPGKSIELIARGWPLGEAKVVITLEPEETGCKVTIAEDATKGPGRKIPKFIRDPLISVRNTETLNRLELMASGGAGSSGGAGA
- a CDS encoding DUF1206 domain-containing protein; its protein translation is MADEDTAIGEAADAAEAVSNTKALDVVARSGFAVMAVLHIVIGAIAIALALGKPGQAEPTGAIEQLAANPWGPAVMWAGLIGCAGLALWQLSEATLRARHLPPGQRLGKLISSGFLAVAYGSVGLTFAGFAVGMRGDSGDSTRDFSTAVVRGPLGIPALIALGLTVIGVGIYFIVKGVRKQFKEELHHFEGSRRGRMISALGVAGHVAKGVALILAGLLFVVAAATNRPGESTGLDGSLKALRDHPAGPYLLTAIAAGLISYGLFALVRARFGRM
- a CDS encoding AI-2E family transporter, encoding MARSVDITVDGKRPDPWADGLGRVGVRSAQILLVLTVVVVSVFALLQIRLLVIPVLIALILAAAIAPFVNLLKRRGLPGSAATAVAFVALLAVLAGVTTVIVASIRSQWGELVSQASSGLDELQSFLLNGPLPVDGEQIEQARAAIVDFAASSQVRSGAITGLSVITEFLAGASLMVVILFFFLKDGTGIWNFFLRPYTGAREAKLRRSGARTIQVLGDYVRGTAIVALVDTLAIGTALLILQVPLAIPLAIIVFIGAFVPIVGATVAGILAALVALVANGPVVALVVVIVVIAVNQLEGNLLQPVVMGKSLQLHALVILLALTAGTILAGIIGAVLSVPLAAVVWAIIQVWTTDGKEQGPANSADAKEPTAPADAGSSGSLETEVAAPGR